ACTACAGACGTAAAGATTTTACAGAAGAATGGCAATACATGGACTGTAAGTTACAAAATAGAATTTAAGTTTTCCATAATTTCAGAGCGTGCAGACTATACATTAAAACAGGTCCTTAACCCTCCTAATAGTGTTACATGGACACGTATAAGCGGAAATCTTAAGGACGTAACCGGTTCATGGCATCTGATCTCAATAGATAACGGAACAAGGACAATTGGTTTTTACAGGGTTTATACGGATGTTGGGTCAATAAGCTTCCTTTTAAAGTATCTGCTCAAAAAACAACCGACACTCGGGACAGCGATAGCTACTTCTTCTGTACTTGTTTATACAAAAGCTATACAAAAATGGGTAGATAGTGTAAATAAAGAGCAACATGCTACAATAAACCAATAACCGAAAGATGCATTCGGGAATAA
This genomic interval from Deltaproteobacteria bacterium contains the following:
- a CDS encoding SRPBCC family protein codes for the protein TTDVKILQKNGNTWTVSYKIEFKFSIISERADYTLKQVLNPPNSVTWTRISGNLKDVTGSWHLISIDNGTRTIGFYRVYTDVGSISFLLKYLLKKQPTLGTAIATSSVLVYTKAIQKWVDSVNKEQHATINQ